Proteins from one Sphingobacteriaceae bacterium genomic window:
- a CDS encoding carboxypeptidase-like regulatory domain-containing protein, with translation MKKVIFSFFIPFSFYAQSVFQGKLTEMDSTQVIPFAAIGIVNKAIGALSNEQGHFIFESKLVTPNDSIQISAIGYKTRIFSVREFENHMYKTIQLEKLANELDEIIIESKKLKTEILGAKKFTINNCTGFVKGSKNWQGSETASLAGNKEGRHVYIQEFSFYIIQNKYTDSLQFRLMFYEASPKKWPRWRTFLRRPILFKIGIEKGLYTLDLRKYQLNTEHDFFISIECLEEEIDISKFCYSGANAQPAFVRPAAYEWWNKTRGGGAELQVKVAYPAK, from the coding sequence ATGAAAAAAGTAATTTTTTCTTTTTTTATTCCATTCAGCTTTTACGCCCAATCTGTTTTTCAGGGCAAGCTAACAGAAATGGACTCTACTCAAGTAATACCCTTTGCGGCAATTGGCATCGTAAACAAAGCAATTGGTGCACTTAGCAATGAGCAAGGACACTTCATTTTTGAAAGCAAACTAGTAACACCTAACGACAGCATTCAAATTTCTGCTATTGGATATAAAACACGTATATTTTCTGTACGGGAATTTGAAAATCACATGTACAAAACCATTCAATTAGAGAAATTGGCTAATGAATTAGACGAAATAATTATAGAATCAAAAAAACTGAAAACGGAAATATTAGGCGCCAAAAAATTCACCATTAATAATTGTACAGGTTTTGTGAAGGGAAGTAAAAACTGGCAAGGTTCAGAAACGGCATCCTTAGCCGGAAACAAAGAAGGAAGACATGTTTATATTCAGGAATTCTCATTTTACATCATTCAAAATAAATACACCGATTCATTACAATTCCGTTTGATGTTTTACGAAGCTTCACCAAAAAAATGGCCAAGATGGAGAACGTTTCTTAGAAGACCTATTTTATTTAAAATCGGAATTGAAAAAGGTCTCTACACTTTAGATTTAAGAAAATATCAACTCAATACCGAACACGATTTTTTCATAAGCATTGAATGTTTAGAAGAAGAAATAGATATTTCTAAATTCTGTTATTCAGGCGCCAACGCTCAACCGGCATTTGTGAGACCTGCAGCCTATGAGTGGTGGAACAAAACAAGAGGCGGTGGTGCTGAATTACAAGTTAAGGTAGCTTACCCCGCTAAATGA
- a CDS encoding nucleoside deaminase, translating to MKEALKEAQKAYELDEVPIGVVIVAENKIIARGHNLTERLNDVTAHAEMQAITSAANAIGGKFLNECTVYVTLEPCVMCAGALKWSRVGTIIYGASDKKFGYSIYSTELLHPKTKVISGILAEESETLLKSFFASKRK from the coding sequence ATGAAAGAAGCGCTTAAAGAAGCGCAAAAAGCTTATGAACTGGATGAAGTGCCTATTGGTGTAGTTATTGTTGCTGAAAATAAAATAATAGCCCGTGGTCATAATTTAACCGAGCGTTTGAACGATGTTACAGCACATGCCGAAATGCAGGCCATTACTTCCGCAGCCAATGCCATTGGGGGTAAATTTTTAAATGAATGTACGGTGTATGTAACACTTGAACCTTGCGTAATGTGTGCAGGAGCATTAAAGTGGAGTAGGGTGGGGACTATAATTTACGGCGCTAGCGATAAAAAATTTGGATATAGTATTTATAGCACCGAATTATTACATCCAAAAACAAAAGTAATCTCCGGTATTTTAGCGGAAGAAAGCGAGACCTTATTAAAATCTTTTTTCGCTTCCAAAAGGAAATAA
- a CDS encoding replication-associated recombination protein A, translating to MKPLAERMRPTSLKEYCGQQHLVGEGSALGNAIKQNLLPSLILWGPPGVGKTSLANIISHELDRPFHMLSAINSGVKDVREVIEKAGDNNIFNQKKPILFIDEIHRFSKSQQDSLLGAVEKGTVTLIGATTENPSFEVISALLSRCQVYILKPLNENELIQLIQKALVQDEILKHKKIKLVEHQALLRISGGDARKLYNALEIVVNANGGEVLEITNEMVTKTIQQNLALYDKNGEQHYDIISAFIKSIRGSDPNAALYYLARMLKGGEDPLFVARRLLILASEDIGNANPNALLLANACFNSVQTIGMPESRIILAQCTSYLACSVKSNASYQAIQTAYDLVNKNGDLPVPLHLRNAPTQLMEEIGYGAEYQYAHSFENNFVPLEFLPEALSNYTIYKPGNNIREQEQQKWLKFLWKEKYGY from the coding sequence ATGAAGCCATTAGCCGAAAGAATGAGGCCAACCTCCTTAAAAGAGTATTGTGGGCAGCAACATTTAGTTGGTGAAGGAAGCGCATTGGGTAATGCCATAAAACAAAACCTGCTACCCTCTTTGATATTATGGGGACCACCGGGCGTAGGTAAAACATCATTAGCCAACATTATTTCGCATGAATTAGACAGGCCTTTTCATATGCTTAGTGCAATTAACAGCGGAGTAAAGGATGTGAGAGAAGTTATTGAAAAAGCCGGCGATAATAACATTTTCAATCAAAAAAAACCCATACTTTTTATTGATGAAATTCATCGCTTCAGCAAATCTCAGCAAGATTCATTATTGGGTGCCGTTGAAAAAGGAACCGTTACATTAATTGGAGCAACAACTGAAAACCCTTCTTTTGAAGTTATTTCTGCTTTATTATCGCGCTGTCAGGTTTATATTTTAAAACCACTAAACGAAAATGAATTAATTCAGTTAATTCAAAAAGCTTTAGTGCAGGATGAAATATTAAAGCATAAAAAAATAAAGTTGGTTGAACATCAGGCTTTACTAAGAATTAGTGGAGGAGATGCCCGTAAACTTTATAATGCCTTAGAAATTGTGGTGAATGCTAACGGTGGCGAAGTATTAGAAATTACAAACGAAATGGTTACCAAAACCATCCAGCAGAACTTAGCTTTATATGATAAAAACGGCGAACAACATTACGATATTATATCAGCCTTTATAAAATCTATACGTGGTAGCGATCCTAATGCTGCTTTGTATTACTTGGCTCGCATGCTAAAAGGTGGAGAGGACCCTTTATTTGTTGCTCGCCGCTTGTTAATTTTGGCTAGTGAAGATATTGGTAATGCCAATCCAAACGCCCTTTTATTGGCAAACGCTTGCTTCAATTCCGTGCAAACAATTGGCATGCCGGAAAGCAGAATTATTTTAGCGCAATGCACCAGTTATTTAGCTTGTAGCGTAAAAAGTAATGCATCGTATCAAGCCATACAAACGGCATACGATCTCGTGAATAAAAACGGAGATTTACCGGTTCCCCTGCACTTGCGAAATGCGCCAACGCAATTAATGGAAGAAATTGGATACGGTGCCGAATACCAATATGCACATAGCTTCGAAAATAATTTTGTACCGCTTGAATTTTTACCGGAAGCACTAAGCAATTACACCATTTATAAACCCGGCAATAATATCAGAGAGCAAGAACAACAAAAATGGCTTAAATTTTTATGGAAAGAAAAATATGGCTATTAA
- the msrA gene encoding peptide-methionine (S)-S-oxide reductase MsrA: protein MKSSVLIVSNIFFGLFSLFMVNACGQNPQIESKQKEAMSININSDNNKDTATFGAGCFWCVEAVFQQLNGVEHIESGYSGGTIKNPAYREVCEGTTGHAEVCRIIYDPRKINFDELLEVFWKTHDPTTLNRQGNDFGTQYRSVIFYHNENQKAAAEKYKAEINKSGAYPTDIVTEISPLINYYPAEDYHQNYYNLNGSEGYCRYVIQPKLEKFEKIFKHKMKK from the coding sequence ATGAAAAGTTCAGTTTTAATTGTATCAAATATTTTTTTTGGCCTATTTTCACTTTTCATGGTGAATGCCTGTGGTCAGAATCCTCAAATTGAATCAAAACAAAAAGAAGCTATGTCAATTAACATAAATTCGGATAACAATAAAGATACCGCCACCTTTGGTGCAGGTTGTTTTTGGTGCGTTGAAGCCGTTTTTCAACAATTAAACGGCGTTGAGCATATTGAAAGCGGATATAGCGGTGGTACAATTAAAAACCCTGCGTATCGAGAAGTTTGTGAGGGTACAACCGGACATGCAGAAGTTTGCCGAATAATTTATGATCCGCGCAAAATTAATTTTGATGAATTATTGGAAGTTTTTTGGAAAACACACGACCCTACCACGTTAAATCGTCAGGGAAATGATTTTGGTACACAATACCGTTCGGTTATTTTTTATCACAATGAAAATCAAAAAGCAGCTGCGGAAAAATATAAAGCCGAGATTAATAAAAGTGGTGCATATCCTACTGACATTGTAACAGAAATTAGTCCGCTTATTAATTATTATCCTGCGGAAGATTATCACCAGAACTATTATAATTTAAATGGTTCGGAAGGTTATTGCAGGTATGTGATACAACCTAAGTTGGAGAAGTTTGAAAAGATTTTCAAACATAAAATGAAAAAATAA
- a CDS encoding 5-(carboxyamino)imidazole ribonucleotide synthase encodes MNKQIQELNIGILGGGQLGRMLIQSGIDYNLQISVLDPDKNAPCKLLCKKFTCGSLTDFDTVYDFGKDKDIVTIEIENVNTDALRKLEKEGVKIYPQPDIIELIQDKGTQKMFYQRHNIPSADFFLVEKREQISKYADFFPFFQKLRKGGYDGKGVIKLAALNQIEKAFDEPSVLERLVPFEKELSVIVARSESGEIKCFPVVECEFNPQANLVEFLFCPANIKKSIEKEALSIAQEIAEKLNIVGLLAVEMFLTKDGKILVNEMAPRPHNSGHHTIEANITSQFEQMWRAILNMPLGDTHSVQAGVMLNLLGEYGHEGVAHYQGMEDVLKFSGVHIHLYGKANTKSFRKMGHVTIVDADLLKAKKKATMVKEILKVVSSI; translated from the coding sequence ATGAATAAACAAATACAGGAACTAAATATTGGCATATTAGGAGGCGGGCAACTGGGCAGAATGCTGATACAAAGCGGTATTGATTATAATCTGCAAATTTCAGTACTTGACCCCGATAAAAATGCACCTTGTAAATTACTGTGTAAAAAATTCACATGCGGAAGTTTAACTGATTTTGATACAGTATATGATTTTGGAAAAGATAAGGATATTGTAACCATAGAGATTGAAAACGTAAATACCGATGCTTTACGTAAATTGGAAAAAGAAGGAGTAAAAATTTATCCTCAACCGGATATCATTGAATTAATACAAGACAAAGGAACTCAAAAAATGTTTTATCAGCGCCACAATATTCCAAGCGCTGATTTTTTTCTTGTTGAGAAAAGAGAACAAATTAGCAAATACGCCGATTTCTTTCCTTTTTTTCAAAAACTACGAAAGGGCGGATACGATGGTAAAGGTGTAATTAAACTTGCCGCATTAAATCAAATTGAAAAAGCCTTTGATGAACCCAGTGTTTTAGAACGTCTTGTGCCGTTTGAAAAAGAATTATCAGTAATTGTTGCCAGAAGCGAAAGCGGCGAAATAAAATGTTTTCCGGTGGTGGAATGTGAATTTAATCCTCAAGCCAATTTGGTTGAATTTTTATTTTGTCCGGCTAATATTAAAAAATCCATTGAAAAAGAAGCGCTATCTATTGCTCAGGAAATAGCAGAAAAATTAAATATTGTTGGATTACTGGCTGTAGAAATGTTTTTAACCAAAGACGGAAAAATACTGGTGAATGAGATGGCGCCCAGACCACATAATAGCGGACATCACACTATAGAAGCAAACATCACCTCACAATTTGAACAAATGTGGAGGGCGATTTTAAACATGCCACTTGGCGACACCCATTCGGTGCAGGCAGGAGTTATGCTTAATTTATTGGGAGAATACGGACACGAAGGTGTTGCACATTATCAGGGCATGGAAGATGTTTTAAAATTTAGCGGAGTTCATATACATTTATACGGTAAAGCCAACACCAAATCATTTCGCAAGATGGGTCATGTTACTATTGTAGATGCAGATCTGCTTAAGGCCAAGAAAAAAGCTACAATGGTAAAGGAGATTTTGAAGGTTGTTTCGAGCATTTAA
- a CDS encoding CHAP domain-containing protein, giving the protein MHRKIVIIFIFSFTYSFSQTVPQKVFNFAKQNLNKKVDRGECWDLANAALNAAGAQWTSPYDFGTKTNIQSTQPGDIIQFTNTKLKFPYGSMSFPKHTAIVYASTKKQITLIHQNFNNKRTVDTITIQLDYIVKGKAEAYRPK; this is encoded by the coding sequence ATGCATCGGAAAATTGTAATCATTTTTATTTTTTCATTTACTTACAGTTTCTCCCAAACCGTACCACAAAAAGTATTCAATTTCGCTAAACAAAATCTCAATAAAAAAGTAGACCGGGGGGAGTGTTGGGATTTAGCCAATGCCGCTTTGAATGCTGCCGGGGCACAATGGACTTCACCTTACGATTTCGGAACTAAAACTAATATTCAAAGTACGCAACCCGGTGATATTATTCAATTCACCAATACCAAATTAAAGTTTCCTTATGGAAGCATGAGCTTTCCTAAACACACGGCCATTGTTTATGCATCTACTAAAAAACAAATCACGCTAATCCATCAGAATTTCAATAACAAGCGTACTGTGGATACGATTACCATACAACTGGATTATATTGTAAAAGGTAAAGCCGAGGCGTACCGACCTAAATAA
- a CDS encoding PD40 domain-containing protein — protein MASFYHAQVSPVLFDKITSSLKGKQLEEFDKGRHEFNQDYYLDALPHFENIIADSVELPELYYLTGICYSYHIHKPNKALIYFHKAEKNAAQINGFYFNMGFAYERNDSINDAISFYKKALEIAQNNHDPKELINEINLRLIRCEKINEYKSKKNLVRIKNIGLPINSDASEYAPLITSNESMMIFTYRGSKSKGGKQKIKNANSQTKDKLDMFFEDIYISHKINDSSWTSPVPINNLNTILHDAAVSLNPDGTELFVYRNNGAGKGDLYLSKLVNDEYTKPVYQAGLNSHEWDGSACFIPYQNTIIFASERKGGLGGKDLYTAERIKDNLWGNIKNMGPQINTKYDEDAPFVTADGKILFFSSNNQNSLGGYDIFRCDLKNNEWTKPYNLGAPINSKNDDKYFITRADGKVAYYSSYQAEGRGDQDIYKIEPGIPGMPVELLEVNGFTSKDGKAIGAEIEINSLLKHNKFNLYTKSNKKDGSFMVNLPAGDKYEIIVKTNDFPQQIIELNTVGIDSFVVLNVFADFTSPEFDKKLAELEKDNLQLNFDQASFAAKFGNYTKDELVFKVQIAAYKFFENFNYNNVMGFPKIIRRTENDYITRFFMGNYQSYNDALELLNKLITANVLKDSFIIAEYKGQRLYLNELLSKNIIE, from the coding sequence TTGGCAAGTTTTTACCATGCCCAGGTAAGTCCGGTTCTGTTTGATAAAATTACTTCCTCGTTAAAAGGTAAACAATTGGAGGAATTTGATAAAGGCCGTCATGAGTTTAATCAAGACTATTATTTAGATGCCTTACCTCATTTTGAAAATATTATTGCGGATAGTGTAGAACTACCGGAATTATATTATCTCACCGGCATCTGTTATTCTTATCACATTCATAAACCAAATAAAGCCTTAATATACTTTCACAAAGCAGAAAAAAATGCAGCTCAGATAAACGGGTTTTATTTTAATATGGGTTTTGCTTATGAAAGAAATGACAGCATTAATGATGCCATTTCATTTTACAAAAAAGCATTGGAAATTGCACAAAACAATCACGACCCCAAAGAATTAATTAATGAAATTAATTTACGACTAATAAGATGCGAAAAGATAAATGAATATAAAAGCAAAAAAAACTTAGTAAGAATAAAAAACATTGGATTGCCAATTAACAGTGATGCCTCCGAATACGCACCTTTAATTACTTCCAACGAAAGCATGATGATTTTCACCTATAGAGGATCGAAGTCAAAAGGAGGCAAACAAAAAATTAAAAATGCCAACAGCCAAACCAAAGATAAGTTGGATATGTTTTTTGAAGACATTTACATTTCCCATAAAATAAATGACAGCAGCTGGACCTCACCGGTTCCGATCAATAATTTAAATACCATTTTGCATGATGCCGCTGTTTCTTTAAATCCGGATGGCACCGAATTATTTGTGTATCGTAACAATGGTGCAGGAAAAGGAGATTTGTATTTGAGCAAGTTAGTGAACGATGAATATACAAAGCCTGTTTACCAAGCCGGATTAAACAGTCACGAATGGGACGGTAGCGCATGCTTTATTCCTTACCAAAATACTATCATTTTTGCCAGCGAACGAAAAGGTGGATTAGGAGGCAAAGACTTATATACAGCTGAACGAATAAAAGATAATTTGTGGGGAAACATCAAAAACATGGGGCCGCAAATAAATACTAAATATGACGAAGACGCTCCATTTGTTACAGCCGATGGTAAAATTTTATTTTTCTCTTCCAACAATCAAAATAGTTTAGGCGGTTATGACATATTTCGATGTGATTTAAAAAATAATGAATGGACAAAACCTTATAATTTAGGTGCGCCTATCAATAGCAAAAATGATGATAAATATTTTATTACAAGGGCTGATGGAAAAGTGGCGTATTATTCATCTTACCAAGCAGAAGGAAGAGGCGATCAGGATATTTACAAAATTGAACCCGGTATTCCAGGCATGCCGGTAGAATTACTGGAAGTAAATGGATTTACGAGTAAAGACGGGAAAGCTATAGGAGCTGAGATTGAAATCAACTCGCTTTTAAAACACAATAAATTTAATTTATATACCAAATCCAATAAAAAAGATGGTAGTTTTATGGTGAATTTACCGGCCGGTGACAAATATGAAATTATAGTAAAAACCAATGATTTTCCACAACAGATTATTGAATTGAATACAGTTGGTATTGATTCTTTTGTTGTATTAAATGTATTTGCCGACTTCACTTCACCTGAATTTGATAAAAAATTAGCAGAACTAGAAAAAGATAATTTACAATTAAATTTTGATCAGGCTTCTTTTGCCGCTAAGTTTGGAAATTATACAAAAGATGAATTAGTATTTAAAGTTCAAATTGCAGCTTACAAATTCTTTGAAAATTTCAATTACAATAATGTAATGGGATTCCCTAAAATAATCCGACGTACTGAAAATGATTATATCACCCGCTTTTTTATGGGCAATTACCAAAGTTATAATGATGCGCTTGAATTATTAAATAAACTAATAACTGCAAACGTATTAAAAGATTCATTCATCATAGCAGAATACAAGGGACAAAGACTTTACCTAAACGAGTTGCTATCAAAGAATATTATTGAATGA
- a CDS encoding ATP-binding cassette domain-containing protein — protein sequence MITVTNVSLQYGKRVLFDEVNVKFTPGNCYGIIGANGAGKSTFMKILSGEIDPTKGQVHIMPGQRLSVLKQDHYVYNEFTVLDTVMMGNKRLYQILKEKDAIYAKPDFSEADGIKASELEAEFSEMNGWDAESEAATLLTNMGIAPALHQQLVKDLNGKEKVKTLLAQALFGNPDILLLDEPTNDLDVETIAWLENFLADFNNTVIVISHDRHFLDAVCTSICDIDFGKLNIYTGNYSFWYHMSQLQLKQRSDQNKKIEDKRAELQDFVRRFSANASKSKQATSRKKLLEKLTVDEIPASTRKYPAIIFKQEREAGDQILHVEGLGFKSDSGTLFSGLNLNVKKGDKIAFISRNQLAVSALFNILADEETKFTGKFTFGTTIFKAHLPNENESFFKSDLNLIDWLRQFSKDKDETYIRGFLGKMLFSGEEVLKKCNVLSGGEKVRCMTSRLMLQNPNLLILDEPTNHLDMESIIAYNDAMKDFTGTILFTSHDHELVQTVAGRIIEIGPKGFMDKVCTYDEYLTNEGFKEQREKLYN from the coding sequence ATGATTACAGTTACAAATGTGAGTTTACAATACGGTAAAAGGGTGTTGTTTGATGAGGTGAATGTGAAATTTACGCCGGGTAATTGTTATGGAATTATAGGAGCGAATGGAGCGGGTAAATCTACTTTCATGAAAATTCTGAGTGGAGAAATTGATCCTACAAAGGGACAGGTACATATTATGCCCGGGCAAAGATTGAGTGTTTTAAAACAAGATCATTATGTGTACAATGAATTTACAGTTTTGGATACGGTGATGATGGGAAATAAACGTTTGTATCAAATCTTAAAAGAAAAGGATGCCATTTATGCGAAGCCCGATTTTTCGGAAGCGGATGGAATAAAGGCAAGCGAATTGGAAGCAGAATTCTCAGAAATGAATGGTTGGGATGCGGAGAGCGAGGCGGCTACATTATTAACTAATATGGGTATTGCACCGGCTTTGCATCAGCAATTGGTGAAAGATTTAAATGGTAAGGAAAAGGTAAAAACTTTATTGGCACAAGCCCTTTTTGGTAACCCGGATATTTTATTATTGGATGAGCCCACAAATGATTTGGATGTGGAAACCATTGCCTGGTTAGAGAATTTTTTGGCCGATTTTAATAATACAGTTATTGTGATTAGTCATGATCGACATTTTTTAGATGCCGTTTGTACCAGTATATGCGACATTGATTTCGGAAAATTAAATATTTACACGGGTAATTACAGTTTTTGGTATCACATGAGTCAGTTGCAATTGAAACAACGCAGCGATCAAAACAAAAAGATAGAAGATAAGCGTGCCGAATTACAAGATTTTGTAAGGCGATTTAGCGCTAACGCCAGTAAAAGCAAGCAGGCTACCAGCAGAAAAAAGTTATTGGAAAAGTTAACGGTAGATGAAATTCCGGCAAGTACCAGAAAATATCCGGCTATTATTTTTAAGCAAGAACGTGAAGCCGGCGATCAAATTTTGCATGTTGAAGGTTTGGGATTTAAAAGTGACAGCGGTACTTTATTTAGTGGATTGAACTTGAATGTGAAAAAAGGGGATAAAATAGCATTTATCAGTCGTAACCAATTAGCAGTTTCTGCATTATTCAATATTTTAGCAGATGAGGAGACCAAATTTACCGGTAAGTTTACTTTTGGCACTACAATTTTTAAAGCACATTTGCCGAATGAAAATGAAAGTTTTTTTAAAAGTGATTTGAATTTAATTGATTGGTTAAGGCAATTCAGCAAAGATAAAGATGAAACTTATATTCGCGGATTTTTGGGTAAAATGTTGTTTAGCGGAGAAGAGGTGTTAAAGAAGTGTAATGTGTTAAGTGGAGGAGAGAAGGTGAGATGTATGACAAGTAGATTAATGTTGCAGAATCCGAATTTGTTGATTTTAGATGAGCCAACTAATCATTTGGACATGGAAAGTATTATTGCTTATAATGATGCCATGAAAGATTTTACGGGCACAATTTTATTTACCAGTCATGATCATGAATTGGTGCAAACAGTTGCCGGGCGAATTATAGAAATTGGTCCTAAAGGGTTTATGGATAAAGTTTGCACTTATGACGAGTATTTAACTAATGAAGGATTTAAAGAACAACGTGAAAAGCTGTATAATTGA
- a CDS encoding T9SS type A sorting domain-containing protein: protein MKYYLNLVFSMLILNVFAQEPKTCGMLDAYEKLFKTNPEAKAQFDKIIQQQTTNNLQAKPSAVAYTIPVVFHVLHKNGSENISDAQIQSAITILNRDFRKLNADTTSIVTEFKNLAADCEIEFRLATKDPNGNCTNGITRHYDENTNWDTDQSNYIYTWPANKYLNIYVVRSISGGGAAAFTFLPGSVPGNMDAIVSLHGYVGNIGTSNNFSSRTLTHEVGHWLNLQHTWGSTNNPGVSCGDDGVGDTPLTKGFTNCNLGNAIVCTPGIKENIQNYMEYAFCSRMFTYGQKTRMHNALNSNVGGRDNLWTNANLIATGVVNPTLNCAPIASFLQAGTITCVGYSLGFYDHSYNAPINNWEWSSNLSAPVSTLQNGILTFTGSGLADIKLKVSNGNGSDSSIKQVVTVLANATTSGNINLSEGFENIFPTNNWIVSQPTQGSSFVQTTLSAASGSSSAWINNYFDNPNAPVLIFSPGLNFQNQVSAQLSFKYAYAQQTSGNNDRLRVLISNDCGFNWTPLYSKTGAALSTAGVPVTSPFMAPAWNWKTENIDLLDYSGNPQVHIQFEFTPDINGPGNNFFIDDINLNAIVGLSEIQLANTSLQLFPNPTSSNLYLHNKENILLSSYQIMDVSGRVLAENKIESRENKIEINEIDKLSAGVYFIKIKSAQGALLKKIVKQD, encoded by the coding sequence ATGAAATATTATCTAAATCTGGTCTTTTCAATGCTCATTTTGAATGTTTTTGCCCAGGAACCAAAAACTTGCGGAATGTTGGATGCTTACGAAAAGCTATTTAAAACCAATCCGGAAGCTAAAGCTCAGTTTGATAAGATTATTCAGCAGCAAACAACCAACAATTTGCAGGCGAAACCCAGCGCAGTTGCTTATACCATTCCTGTGGTTTTTCATGTATTGCATAAAAATGGAAGTGAGAATATAAGCGATGCTCAAATCCAAAGTGCCATTACCATATTGAATAGAGATTTTCGCAAATTAAACGCAGATACAACCAGTATTGTCACTGAATTCAAAAATTTGGCAGCCGATTGTGAAATTGAATTTCGTTTGGCCACTAAAGATCCTAACGGGAATTGTACTAATGGAATTACCAGGCATTATGATGAAAATACCAACTGGGACACAGACCAAAGTAATTATATTTATACTTGGCCGGCAAATAAATACTTGAACATTTATGTGGTGAGAAGTATATCCGGAGGTGGAGCGGCAGCATTTACTTTTTTACCCGGCTCGGTTCCCGGTAATATGGATGCTATAGTTTCCTTACACGGTTATGTTGGCAATATTGGCACCTCCAATAATTTCAGTTCAAGAACACTTACTCACGAGGTTGGACACTGGTTAAACCTGCAGCATACATGGGGTTCAACCAATAATCCCGGCGTTTCCTGTGGAGATGACGGAGTAGGAGACACGCCTCTTACTAAAGGATTTACCAACTGTAATTTGGGTAATGCGATAGTATGTACCCCCGGAATTAAAGAAAATATTCAAAATTATATGGAATATGCTTTTTGCAGCAGAATGTTTACTTACGGACAAAAAACTAGAATGCACAATGCTTTAAATAGCAATGTAGGCGGACGTGATAATCTTTGGACCAACGCCAACTTAATAGCAACAGGAGTGGTAAATCCTACATTAAATTGTGCGCCTATTGCATCGTTTCTTCAAGCCGGTACCATCACCTGCGTTGGATACTCTTTAGGTTTTTATGATCACAGTTATAATGCCCCTATTAATAATTGGGAATGGAGCAGCAATTTATCGGCTCCGGTTTCCACCTTACAAAATGGTATTTTAACGTTTACGGGTTCAGGTTTAGCAGATATTAAATTAAAAGTAAGCAATGGAAATGGTAGTGATAGCAGTATAAAACAAGTGGTAACGGTTCTCGCCAATGCAACTACATCAGGGAATATTAATTTGTCGGAAGGTTTTGAGAATATTTTTCCAACAAATAATTGGATAGTGTCTCAACCAACTCAAGGAAGTTCCTTTGTGCAAACCACATTAAGCGCAGCAAGTGGAAGCTCATCGGCCTGGATAAATAATTATTTCGATAACCCAAATGCTCCGGTATTGATTTTTTCTCCGGGTTTAAATTTTCAAAATCAGGTAAGTGCACAATTAAGTTTTAAATATGCGTATGCGCAACAAACTTCCGGCAATAATGATCGCTTAAGAGTTTTAATCAGCAACGATTGTGGCTTTAATTGGACCCCACTTTATTCAAAAACGGGTGCGGCATTGAGTACTGCAGGTGTTCCGGTAACATCACCTTTTATGGCTCCGGCCTGGAACTGGAAAACCGAAAATATTGATTTATTGGATTATTCGGGTAATCCGCAGGTTCATATACAATTTGAATTTACACCGGATATTAACGGACCCGGAAATAATTTTTTTATTGATGATATCAATTTAAATGCAATAGTGGGTTTGTCTGAAATTCAATTAGCAAATACCTCACTACAACTTTTCCCGAATCCAACTTCCTCAAATCTGTATTTGCATAACAAAGAAAATATTTTATTAAGTTCTTATCAGATTATGGATGTAAGCGGAAGAGTTTTAGCGGAAAACAAGATTGAAAGTCGCGAAAACAAAATTGAGATCAATGAAATTGATAAATTAAGCGCAGGAGTTTATTTTATAAAAATAAAATCTGCACAGGGCGCTTTGTTGAAGAAAATTGTGAAGCAAGATTAA